The Streptosporangiales bacterium genomic sequence GTCACGGTGGAGACGTTGAACGCACCGGCGAGGTCGGTCTCGCTCGGCAGCTGCTCGCCGTCGCTGATGAGGCCGAGGCCGATGGCCTCACCGATCCGGCGCGCGACGACGTCGCCCCGCCCGCCGTCGGCCAGCGGTGCGAAGACGATGTGTCGTGCGGTACCCGACACCTCGCTCACCGCGAACCTCCTTCGCTGCCCTGCCCGCAGAGCTTAAGACCTGGTCACGCCGGACGGCGAGACGTGCGTCCTCCCTCTTGCTAATTAACCTATGAAGTCATATGTTTCACCCCACCGCGAGTCCGGAGGACGAGGCCGATGACCGAATCTCACGCGCACTCCCCGGTGACCGAGGAGTTCATCGCGGAGTGGCGCAACGCCTCGTACAGCTGCTTCTCCTCCGGTCACAAGTTCTGCCGTGAGGTGTGTCCCGTCATGCAGGTGACGCGGAACGAGTCGTGGACGCCCACCGCGTTCCACGCCAACGTCGTCGCGATGGAGCAGGGCGAGCTCACGGTCGAGGAGGTCGCCGAGGACTACGTCAACTGCACCCAGTGCGGCGCGTGCGAGCTGCGTTGCCCCAACACGCTGTTCACCGGAGACTTCTACCGCTTCCGCACCCGCACGGTCGACCTCGTCAAGCAGATGCGCACGCTCGCCGTCGACAACGGCGTGCACCAGCCGGGCTACCGCCGCTGGAACATGCTGACCGACGAGCGCACCCACGAGCCGGTGCTCGGTGAGGTGCCGGTGAGCCAGGAGCACGTACGCGACTGGAGTGCGGGACTCGACCTGCCGATCGGTGGCGAGACGATCCTGTTCGTCGACTGCGAGGCCGCGTTCTACCGCACGTCGGTGCCCAGGGCGGTGGCGCAGATCCTGCAGCGCGCGGGCTACGAGTTCGGCCTGATGCGCGAGCAGTGGTGCTGTGGCGGCCCGGCCGCGGAGATGGGGTACCGCGACCAGGCGCGGCGGTTCGCCGAGCACAACCTCGCCGACTGGCGCGCGAGCGGCGTGCGCCGGGTGCTGGTGCTCGACCCGCACGACTACATCACGTTCACCGAGGACTACCCGAACTTCTTCGGCGACGACTACGACATCGAGATCGTGCTCGTGATCGAGCTGCTCGCGGGGCTGATCGAGGACGGCACGCTGCGCCCCGAGATCCCGGTCGAGCGCACGATCACGTACCACGACCCGTGTCGGCTCAACAAGCGCAAGGGGATCTGGCAGGAGCCGCGGCAGATCCTGCGGTCGATACCCGGCCTGACGTTCCACGACGTCGACCACGTGACGCAGTGGTCGTACTGCTCGGGCGGCGGGGGAGGCCTGCCGGTCGAGAAGCCCGAGCTGACCGCGAAGATCAGCGCCAGCCGACTCGACCAGGCTGCGAAGCTCGACGTCGACACGCTCGTGTCCGCCTGCCCGTGGTCGGAGCGGCCGCTGTCGGAGGCGGGGGACGCGCGTTCCGTCGACGTCGTCGACATCCACGAGCTGCTCGCGGAGTCGCTCGGCATCGAGGTGGGCGGGAGCCGGGGCGGAGGTGGCGGCGTATGACACTCGCGCCCGAGCTGTCCGACCGCGTGCTCGGCGAGCTCGTCGACGCGCTCGGCGGCGAGTACGTCCTCACGTCCAAGGTCGCGCGGATGAACCGCGCCCGCGTGCCCGCGCCGTTCCCCGTGCACCGCTGGCGCGAGCGCATCCCCGACCTCGTCGTGATGCCGGGGTCGACGGCGGAGGTCGCCGAGGTGTTGCGCGTCGCGCACGCGCACCGCATCCCGATCGTGCCCCGCGACGGCGGCACCGGGCTCACCGACGGCGCGGTGCCGGAGCGTCGCGGCATCGTCGTCGACGTCAAGCGGATGAACGACATCCGCGAGATCGATCCCGTCAACCGCACGTGCACGGTCGGGGTTGGCATCAACATGCTCAAGCTCAACGAGGAGCTCGCTCCGTACGGGCTGATCTATCCCGACGACCCGGCGTCGTACCCGTGCTCGCTCGTCGGCGGCCGCACCGGTACCAGCGGCTGGTCGCTGATCGGCTCGCGGTACGGCCACTCGCGTGACCTGGTGCTCAGCTTCGAGTTCGTGTTGCCCACCGGCCGGGTGATCAGGGTGGGCGACGGCGGCGGTGCGAAGGTGTCGAAGAGCTCGAGCGGCTACCAGCTCAAGCACCTGTTCATGGGGCACCAGGGCACGCTCGGCATCGCGACCGAGGCGACGCTGAAGCTCTATCCCAAGCCGGAGGCGGAGCTGTCGCCGTTCTGGGCGTTCCCCGACTACGAGGCGGCGTACCGGTGCGTGCAGCAGCTCGCGCACGCGGGGATCGCGACGTTCGCCGGTGCCGTGCTGTTCGACGAGTGGAAGGTGGCGTACCTCCGCCGTGACGACGAGGCGTACATCCCGCAGCCGGCCGACGTGCGTGCGCTGGTGTGCGCGGTCGCGTACGGCCACGAGGACGAGGTGCGCGCGGGCGGCCGGCGGCTGATGCGCATCGCCCGCGACGCGGGGGCGCGGTATCTCGGTGACGAGATCTCGCAGGGGGACTGGGCGGCCAGGCACGACAGGTATGCGACGCCGTTGCACGGCCGGACCAAGTCGGGTCAGGTCGCGCCGATGAGCTGGCACTGCGAGGACGCCGCGATCAACTACACCGAGCTGCCCCAGGTGCGGCTGGAATGGCACGGCATCGTCGAGCGGCTGCGCGAGCGGTTCGACGTCTTCGACGACTGGGGGATGTTCTGCTACACGAGCGCGGACACCGGTGTCGACTACCTGACCGAGATCGACGTCGGCATCTGGGAGCAGAACCTCGACGACGACGCCTGGGCGGCGTGGGTCGACGCGAAGCGTGACATCGCCGAGGTCGCGCTGCGGTACGGCGGATCGATCAGCGCCTGCCACGGATCGTGCCGCGAGGGGGAGGTCGACCTCGTTCCGATGGAGCTGGGCGGCGGCTACGACGTGATGCTGGCGGTCAAGAGGGCGATCGACCCGCACAACATCATGAACCCGGGGAAGTACGGCCTCGACCGGGCATATACGTCAGGGGGCGATGTATGACCGGGTACCGATACGAGGAACAGCACACGCCGCCGCCGGCCCGACAGGTCACCGACGTCGCCGTGGAACGGTTCGAGCACATCTTCGAGGTCGACCCGAAGCTGATGACGGTGCACGTCGCGCAACAGCTGTTCCCCAACTGGGACACGCTGCGCATCGCTGCCAGCCGAGGTGACCACCTCGACTGGATGCACCGGCACTTCGCCGACCGCGTCGTGTCCGCACAGGAGCTGCTGGACGAGGTCGAGCGAGAGGCAGACGACTGAGGCGCGACGATCAACCGACAACGGCACAATGGGGTGACCGACGATGAGATTCAGTTTCGTGATGCTGCCCGACTACCCGCTCGACGACACGATCGAGTCGATCAAGCTGGCCGACGAGCTGGGCTACTACGGCTGTTACGCCGCCGACGAGACCTGGCACAAGGACCTGTGGCTGCTGTTCGCGGCGGCGGCCGACAAGACGTCCACCATCAGGTTCGGTCCGAGCCTGTCGGCCGTCACGTTGCGCGAACCGTCGCTGATCGCCCAGGCGACCGCCACCCTCGACGAGCTGACCGGCGGGCGTGCCGAGTGTGTGCTCGGGTCGGGCAACTTCGGCCTGCTCGCGCAGTACGGCATCGACTGGGCGAAGACCAAGCCGCTGAGCCGGCTCAAGGAGGCGCACCACGCCGTCCGCACGCTGCTCGACGAGGGCGCGATCACCAGCGAGGGCGAGTTCTACCGCTACAGCGGCCTGTTCACGTTCGCCAGGCCGGTGCAGGAGCGCGTGCCGGTCAAGCTCGGCGCGATGCGCGGCCCGAAGTCGTTCCAGCTCGCCGGGGAGATCTCCGACGGCGTCCACCACGCGCTGAGCTACAGCCGTCGCGCGTACGAGTACATGGTCGAGAACGTCCGCATCGGCGCCGAGCGCGCCGGCCGTGACGCGGACTCCCTCGACCTCGGCGCGTGGGTCGTGTTCGCCACCGGCGCCGACTCGAAGGCCGCGAAGGACGCGGCGCGGGCGATGGTCGGGCTGTACGCCTCGGCGATGCCGAAGGAGCAGCTGGAGCGCAACGACGTCGACCCCGCCGAGCTCACCGACATCGTCGCCGCGGTGGGCGCGGGCCGCGTCGACCAGGCGTTCGAGCTGACGTCGCCCGAGCTGGCGGACCGGCTCTCGATCGCGGGGACGCCGGAGGAGTGCGTGGAGAAGATCAACGCGCAGATCGCCGGCACCGGCGTCAACCACATGATCCTCGCGATCACCGACGCCGCGCTGGTGAAGGCGTTCTCCGGCATGGACCTGCCCGGCGTCGCGACCATGCGCGAGCAGCTCCAGCTCGTCCACGACAAGGTGATGCCCGCCGTCCGCGACTGACCCGCGACCGGCATCTCGCCCGCAGTGCCGGGTCGTCATGAGCCTCTTGACATCATGACAAGAACAGTAGCACGCTCATCTTGTCACGACGTCAAGAGGGGTGAGGGCGATGGATGGCGAGTTCGAGCTGAAGGGGCGGCGGGTCCTGGTCACAGGGGCGTCGAGCGGTATCGGCCGGGACCTGGCGAAGGCGCTGGCCGCGCAGGGTATGCGGGTGGCAGTCGTGGCCCGGCGTGCCGACCGGCTGGAGCAGTTGGCCGACGAGGTGGAGAGAGAGTCGGCGGAGCGGCCGTTGGTCCTCGTCGCCGACCTGTCCGAGCGCGGCGGGGCTGCGGGGATCGCCGCCGACGTGCGCGAGGCCTGGGGTGGCGTGGACGTCCTCGTCAACAACGCTGGCAGCTCGGTCGGGGGGACGACTTGGGCGGTAGGCGACGGGGAGGTGGCGCGCAGGGCGTTCGAGGTCGACTTCTGGGCTCCGCTCGCGCTGATCGGGGCTTTCGTCCCCGACCTGCGCCGCCGCGGTGAGGGCGCCGTGGTCAACGTGACCTCGTTGCGGCAGGCGTTCAGCTGGCCGATGTTCGGGCACAGTTCCGCGGCCAAGGCGGCGCTGGCGATCTCCACCGAGACACTCCGGCTCGAGCTCATGTCGTACGGCGTGCACGTGGTGGAGGTGGTGCCAGGTCCCATCGACACGCCCTCCCAGGGTCCGACCGCCCTGATCCGTGGCTTCACCGAGGCGGTGCACGACCGGCTCGGCGTCGCGTCGTCGGGTCAGCTCGCCGAGATGATCGTCGACGCGATCCGGCACCGGACCGATCGCGTATTCTGCCCGGAGGAGACGACGAGGGCGGTGTACGAGAGCCCGGTCGCGTGGCGCGCCCGGATCGCCGACGACGTCCGGCGGACGTACGCTGTCGACGCCGCACTGCCGGACGACATCGTTGACGGGCTCGTCGTCGGGGCCGACGACCCGATGGTCACTGCCGCACGGGACGGTTGGGAGCGGGAACACCGAAGTGCCACGTAATCGCAGCGACATCGATC encodes the following:
- a CDS encoding (Fe-S)-binding protein, with the protein product MTESHAHSPVTEEFIAEWRNASYSCFSSGHKFCREVCPVMQVTRNESWTPTAFHANVVAMEQGELTVEEVAEDYVNCTQCGACELRCPNTLFTGDFYRFRTRTVDLVKQMRTLAVDNGVHQPGYRRWNMLTDERTHEPVLGEVPVSQEHVRDWSAGLDLPIGGETILFVDCEAAFYRTSVPRAVAQILQRAGYEFGLMREQWCCGGPAAEMGYRDQARRFAEHNLADWRASGVRRVLVLDPHDYITFTEDYPNFFGDDYDIEIVLVIELLAGLIEDGTLRPEIPVERTITYHDPCRLNKRKGIWQEPRQILRSIPGLTFHDVDHVTQWSYCSGGGGGLPVEKPELTAKISASRLDQAAKLDVDTLVSACPWSERPLSEAGDARSVDVVDIHELLAESLGIEVGGSRGGGGGV
- a CDS encoding FAD-binding protein, with amino-acid sequence MTLAPELSDRVLGELVDALGGEYVLTSKVARMNRARVPAPFPVHRWRERIPDLVVMPGSTAEVAEVLRVAHAHRIPIVPRDGGTGLTDGAVPERRGIVVDVKRMNDIREIDPVNRTCTVGVGINMLKLNEELAPYGLIYPDDPASYPCSLVGGRTGTSGWSLIGSRYGHSRDLVLSFEFVLPTGRVIRVGDGGGAKVSKSSSGYQLKHLFMGHQGTLGIATEATLKLYPKPEAELSPFWAFPDYEAAYRCVQQLAHAGIATFAGAVLFDEWKVAYLRRDDEAYIPQPADVRALVCAVAYGHEDEVRAGGRRLMRIARDAGARYLGDEISQGDWAARHDRYATPLHGRTKSGQVAPMSWHCEDAAINYTELPQVRLEWHGIVERLRERFDVFDDWGMFCYTSADTGVDYLTEIDVGIWEQNLDDDAWAAWVDAKRDIAEVALRYGGSISACHGSCREGEVDLVPMELGGGYDVMLAVKRAIDPHNIMNPGKYGLDRAYTSGGDV
- a CDS encoding LLM class flavin-dependent oxidoreductase, yielding MRFSFVMLPDYPLDDTIESIKLADELGYYGCYAADETWHKDLWLLFAAAADKTSTIRFGPSLSAVTLREPSLIAQATATLDELTGGRAECVLGSGNFGLLAQYGIDWAKTKPLSRLKEAHHAVRTLLDEGAITSEGEFYRYSGLFTFARPVQERVPVKLGAMRGPKSFQLAGEISDGVHHALSYSRRAYEYMVENVRIGAERAGRDADSLDLGAWVVFATGADSKAAKDAARAMVGLYASAMPKEQLERNDVDPAELTDIVAAVGAGRVDQAFELTSPELADRLSIAGTPEECVEKINAQIAGTGVNHMILAITDAALVKAFSGMDLPGVATMREQLQLVHDKVMPAVRD
- a CDS encoding SDR family NAD(P)-dependent oxidoreductase gives rise to the protein MDGEFELKGRRVLVTGASSGIGRDLAKALAAQGMRVAVVARRADRLEQLADEVERESAERPLVLVADLSERGGAAGIAADVREAWGGVDVLVNNAGSSVGGTTWAVGDGEVARRAFEVDFWAPLALIGAFVPDLRRRGEGAVVNVTSLRQAFSWPMFGHSSAAKAALAISTETLRLELMSYGVHVVEVVPGPIDTPSQGPTALIRGFTEAVHDRLGVASSGQLAEMIVDAIRHRTDRVFCPEETTRAVYESPVAWRARIADDVRRTYAVDAALPDDIVDGLVVGADDPMVTAARDGWEREHRSAT